The Corallococcus caeni genome includes a region encoding these proteins:
- a CDS encoding cyclic nucleotide-binding domain-containing protein produces MNESSLRELGMDLFEERQFERALAVFAEAVRRVPADHRSRMLASRCLAELGERERAVTAYHACAEGLLRRDYLLSAMAACKLALELSPNERRLKETLFRVHSRAARSAPGRAAVPPPLPPEHLYDGKVDTDLMGLVGEELSNRAIEVLAAPDTGGNADPQSRPPLPLFADLDRDAFLDLVGRMVWRTIKPEEVISREGEPDDHLHVLVAGKAEVTRRTDGEDRTLGFLGGGSIFGELALLTGAPPTATVTAVSDSEVFEIRREHLNAVAKSHPAVPQLLADFAQQRMMRNLMANSPLFQQLPESERGAFFQRFTFRALQPGEKVLVEGEYSQGLFLVLAGEMTVQKEDPAGGMVTLGVLREGDVAGEISLLTGLRATATVTVTRKTAAGWLKREAFQELVKTFPNIRTYLEQLSDRRLKQIGEALRPLEIIDADDMMLEPETGAA; encoded by the coding sequence ATGAACGAGTCGTCGTTGCGTGAGCTGGGCATGGACCTGTTCGAGGAGCGCCAGTTCGAGCGCGCCCTCGCCGTCTTCGCGGAGGCCGTTCGCCGCGTGCCCGCCGACCACCGCTCGCGCATGCTGGCGTCCCGGTGTCTGGCGGAGCTGGGCGAGCGCGAGCGCGCCGTCACCGCGTACCACGCGTGCGCGGAGGGGCTCCTGCGCCGCGACTACCTCCTCTCCGCCATGGCCGCGTGCAAGCTGGCCCTGGAGCTGTCGCCGAACGAGCGGCGCCTGAAGGAGACGCTCTTCCGCGTGCACTCGCGCGCCGCGCGCAGCGCCCCGGGCCGCGCCGCCGTGCCGCCGCCCTTGCCGCCGGAGCACCTGTACGACGGCAAGGTGGACACGGACCTGATGGGGCTGGTGGGCGAGGAGCTGTCCAACCGCGCCATCGAAGTGCTGGCCGCGCCGGACACGGGGGGCAACGCGGATCCGCAGAGCCGTCCGCCCCTGCCGCTGTTCGCGGACCTGGACCGGGACGCGTTCCTGGACCTGGTGGGGCGCATGGTGTGGCGCACCATCAAGCCGGAGGAGGTCATCAGCCGCGAGGGCGAGCCGGACGACCACCTGCACGTGCTCGTCGCCGGCAAGGCGGAGGTGACGCGCAGGACGGACGGCGAGGACCGCACCCTGGGCTTCCTGGGCGGCGGCTCCATCTTCGGAGAGCTGGCGCTGCTCACGGGCGCGCCGCCCACCGCGACGGTGACGGCGGTGTCGGACTCGGAGGTCTTCGAAATCCGCCGCGAGCACCTCAACGCGGTGGCGAAGAGCCACCCGGCGGTGCCGCAGTTGCTGGCGGACTTCGCGCAGCAGCGCATGATGCGCAACCTGATGGCGAACTCGCCGCTGTTCCAGCAGCTGCCGGAGTCCGAGCGGGGCGCCTTCTTCCAGCGCTTCACCTTCCGCGCGCTCCAGCCCGGGGAGAAGGTCCTGGTGGAGGGCGAGTACTCTCAGGGCCTCTTCCTGGTGCTGGCCGGTGAGATGACGGTGCAGAAGGAGGACCCGGCGGGCGGAATGGTGACGCTGGGCGTGCTGCGCGAGGGCGACGTGGCGGGAGAGATTTCGCTCCTCACGGGCCTGCGGGCCACGGCCACGGTGACGGTGACGCGCAAGACGGCGGCGGGGTGGCTCAAGCGCGAGGCCTTCCAGGAGCTGGTGAAGACCTTCCCCAACATCCGCACGTACCTGGAGCAGCTGTCCGACCGGCGGCTGAAGCAGATTGGCGAGGCGCTGCGTCCGCTGGAGATCATCGACGCGGACGACATGATGCTGGAGCCGGAGACCGGGGCCGCCTGA